The following are from one region of the Mycolicibacterium diernhoferi genome:
- a CDS encoding cell division protein PerM has product MDNRSVGSRQARDLLRVAFGPSVVALGVIAAVTLIQLLIANSDMTGAFGAIASMWLGVHQVPVSIGGRELGVMPLLPVLLMVWGTARTTAAAAARSSWFVIRWVVASALGGPLLIAAIALAVIHDASSVITELQTPDASRAFAGVLAVHAIGALIGVAMTGRLLTLPWIPRWLPDALRAAATGVLALLGLSGVVAAGSIIVHWGTMHELFGITDSMFGQFSLALLSVLYIPNVLVGTAAVAVGSSAHIGLANFSSFTVLGGDIPAVPVLAAAPTPPLGPIWVALLIVAAVSAVALGQQCARRPEPLPIAAAKLTVAAALSAVTMALLGYAGGGRLGNFGDVGVDQTTFGPAVFVWFLSIGGLTVAMAGGLVRRPKPVKPVPVPGPEGDADEDAITDVVDLEPPADTIVLGDPSVFDDPVFDDPVFDSPDEPTPPAPVVFPDDAGFDARFDSEFDPEEHFMVDGDIGDTTAQRRPEQDD; this is encoded by the coding sequence GTGGACAACCGGTCAGTCGGCAGCCGTCAGGCCCGAGACCTGCTCAGGGTCGCGTTCGGGCCGTCGGTTGTCGCGCTGGGCGTGATCGCGGCGGTGACGCTGATCCAGCTGCTCATCGCCAACAGCGATATGACCGGCGCGTTCGGGGCGATCGCCAGTATGTGGCTGGGCGTGCACCAGGTGCCGGTCTCCATCGGCGGCCGCGAGCTCGGCGTCATGCCGCTGCTGCCGGTGCTGCTGATGGTGTGGGGCACCGCGCGCACCACCGCGGCCGCGGCGGCGCGCTCCTCCTGGTTCGTCATCCGCTGGGTGGTGGCCTCGGCGCTGGGCGGCCCGCTGCTGATCGCGGCCATCGCGCTGGCCGTCATCCACGACGCGTCCTCGGTGATCACCGAACTGCAGACCCCGGACGCCTCCCGGGCATTCGCCGGGGTGCTGGCGGTGCACGCCATCGGCGCGCTGATCGGGGTGGCGATGACGGGCCGCTTGCTGACCCTGCCCTGGATACCGCGCTGGCTGCCCGACGCGCTGCGCGCCGCGGCGACCGGGGTGCTCGCGCTGCTCGGGCTGTCCGGGGTGGTGGCCGCCGGGTCGATCATCGTGCACTGGGGCACCATGCACGAACTCTTCGGCATCACCGACTCGATGTTCGGCCAGTTCAGCCTCGCCCTACTGTCGGTGCTCTACATCCCGAATGTCCTGGTCGGGACGGCCGCCGTGGCGGTCGGGTCCAGCGCGCACATCGGGCTGGCCAATTTCAGTTCCTTCACCGTGCTGGGCGGGGACATCCCGGCGGTGCCGGTGCTCGCCGCGGCTCCCACCCCGCCGCTCGGGCCGATCTGGGTGGCGCTGCTGATCGTCGCGGCGGTCTCCGCGGTGGCGCTGGGCCAGCAATGTGCGCGCCGCCCCGAACCGCTGCCGATCGCCGCCGCGAAGCTGACCGTCGCCGCCGCACTGTCCGCGGTCACCATGGCACTGCTGGGCTACGCCGGTGGTGGGCGACTCGGCAACTTCGGTGACGTCGGCGTCGACCAGACCACCTTCGGGCCGGCGGTGTTCGTGTGGTTCCTGTCCATCGGTGGGCTGACGGTGGCGATGGCGGGCGGATTGGTGCGCAGGCCGAAGCCGGTCAAGCCGGTGCCGGTACCCGGACCGGAGGGCGACGCGGACGAGGACGCCATCACCGACGTCGTCGATCTGGAACCGCCCGCCGACACCATCGTCCTGGGCGATCCCTCGGTGTTCGACGACCCGGTGTTCGACGACCCGGTGTTCGACTCGCCGGACGAGCCGACGCCGCCCGCGCCGGTGGTCTTCCCCGACGACGCCGGGTTCGATGCCAGGTTCGATTCTGAGTTCGATCCGGAGGAGCACTTCATGGTCGACGGCGACATCGGGGACACGACCGCCCAAAGACGGCCCGAACAGGACGACTAG
- a CDS encoding DUF5336 domain-containing protein, which produces MTYPPGNPGYPPAQQGNQYAPTQQYGKVGEPQEGSAGSSAGPSKLPLYLTGVVAALGLATYAFNFGPMLTISNSDFPQFGSASGSTPGLGLAVAASVLAALLAAVGLLPKQKPATGLVAVVSTLSFLLVLAEVINAPAGLSIGWGLYLIIATTVLQAGVAIAALLFDAGVLSAPTPKPRYEQPYGQYGAPYYGQPGQQYGAPTQQPQRPGYPSQYGGYQGGQNTGGFPSAGQSGGHSAPEGHRAQGPHEGHNGPPTPPTGFPAFGQPSRAGEATGYGQGSGAPTTGLPTQPPSSATPPESSPQSGTSSS; this is translated from the coding sequence ATGACCTACCCGCCCGGTAATCCCGGATATCCGCCTGCCCAGCAGGGCAACCAGTACGCGCCGACCCAGCAGTACGGCAAGGTCGGCGAGCCGCAGGAAGGTTCAGCAGGTTCATCGGCGGGCCCGAGCAAGCTCCCGCTGTACCTGACCGGCGTGGTCGCGGCGCTCGGTCTGGCGACCTACGCCTTCAACTTCGGCCCGATGCTGACCATCAGCAACTCGGACTTCCCGCAGTTCGGCAGCGCCAGCGGCAGCACCCCGGGCCTCGGCCTGGCGGTTGCGGCCTCGGTGCTGGCCGCGCTGCTGGCCGCTGTCGGCCTGCTGCCCAAGCAGAAGCCGGCCACCGGATTGGTGGCGGTCGTCTCGACGCTGTCCTTCCTCCTGGTGCTGGCCGAGGTCATCAACGCCCCGGCCGGGTTGTCCATCGGCTGGGGGCTGTACCTGATCATCGCCACCACGGTGCTGCAGGCCGGGGTCGCCATCGCGGCGCTGCTGTTCGACGCCGGTGTGCTCAGTGCGCCGACGCCCAAGCCGCGCTACGAGCAGCCCTACGGCCAGTACGGCGCCCCGTACTACGGTCAGCCGGGCCAGCAGTACGGCGCGCCCACGCAGCAGCCGCAGCGTCCCGGGTATCCGTCGCAGTACGGCGGCTACCAGGGTGGCCAGAACACCGGTGGTTTCCCGTCCGCGGGCCAGAGCGGCGGGCACAGCGCGCCCGAGGGCCATCGGGCCCAGGGGCCCCACGAAGGGCACAACGGGCCGCCGACCCCGCCCACCGGCTTCCCGGCCTTCGGTCAGCCATCCAGGGCGGGCGAAGCGACGGGGTACGGCCAGGGTTCGGGAGCGCCCACCACCGGGCTTCCGACCCAGCCGCCGTCCTCGGCGACACCGCCTGAGTCTTCGCCGCAGTCCGGCACCAGCTCGTCGTAG
- the sfnG gene encoding dimethylsulfone monooxygenase SfnG yields the protein MTTERIAEQIKFAYWVPNVSGGLVTSDIEQRTDWNYEYNKKLAQTAENNGFEYALSQVRYEASYGAEFQHESTSFSLALLLATERLKVIAAVHPGLWQPAVLAKLGATADHLSSGRFAVNVVSGWFKDEFTHLGEPWLEHDERYRRSAEFLQVLRKIWTEDEVDFRGDFYRIHDFTLKPKPVNIADRPNPELFQGGNSTAARRNGGLYADWYFSNGKDFDGITEQLVEVRDHARTVNREVKVGLNGFIIARDTEKEARETLREIVAKANKPAVEGFRDAVQQAGNSTGDKKGMWADSSFEDLVQYNDGFRTQLIGTPEQIAERIAAYRKRGVDLILGGFLHFQEEIEHFGQKVLPLVREIEASEQTRADAAVLVSA from the coding sequence ATGACGACCGAACGCATCGCCGAGCAGATCAAGTTCGCCTACTGGGTGCCCAACGTCAGCGGTGGCCTGGTGACCAGCGATATCGAGCAGCGCACCGACTGGAACTATGAGTACAACAAGAAACTGGCGCAGACCGCGGAGAACAACGGGTTCGAGTACGCGCTGTCCCAGGTGCGGTACGAGGCCAGCTACGGCGCGGAGTTCCAGCACGAGTCGACGAGCTTCAGCCTGGCGTTGTTGCTGGCCACCGAGCGCCTCAAGGTGATCGCCGCGGTGCACCCGGGACTGTGGCAGCCCGCGGTGCTGGCCAAACTCGGCGCCACCGCCGATCACCTGAGCAGCGGCCGGTTCGCGGTCAACGTGGTGTCGGGCTGGTTCAAGGACGAGTTCACCCACCTCGGCGAACCGTGGCTGGAGCACGATGAGCGCTACCGGCGCAGTGCGGAGTTCCTGCAGGTGCTGCGCAAGATCTGGACCGAGGACGAGGTGGACTTCCGCGGCGACTTCTACCGCATCCACGACTTCACCCTCAAGCCCAAACCGGTCAACATCGCCGACCGCCCCAACCCGGAGCTGTTCCAGGGTGGCAACTCCACCGCCGCGCGACGCAACGGCGGCCTCTACGCCGACTGGTACTTCTCCAACGGGAAGGACTTCGACGGCATCACCGAGCAGCTGGTGGAGGTGCGCGATCACGCCCGCACGGTGAACCGGGAGGTCAAGGTCGGGCTCAACGGCTTCATCATCGCCCGCGATACCGAGAAGGAAGCCCGCGAGACGCTGCGGGAGATTGTCGCCAAGGCCAACAAGCCCGCCGTCGAGGGATTCCGGGACGCCGTGCAGCAGGCCGGGAACTCGACCGGGGACAAGAAGGGCATGTGGGCGGATTCGTCCTTCGAGGACCTCGTCCAGTACAACGACGGATTCCGTACCCAGCTGATCGGAACTCCCGAGCAGATCGCCGAGCGAATCGCGGCCTACCGCAAACGCGGCGTCGACCTCATACTGGGCGGCTTCCTCCACTTCCAGGAAGAAATCGAGCACTTCGGGCAAAAGGTGCTGCCCTTGGTCCGCGAAATCGAGGCCTCCGAACAGACCCGCGCCGACGCTGCGGTGCTCGTATCGGCCTGA
- a CDS encoding LLM class F420-dependent oxidoreductase, which translates to MDYGLVLFTSDRGIAPASAAKLADDHGFTTFYVPEHTHIPIKREAAHPTTGDESLPDDRYMRTLDPWVSLGTACAVTSRVRLSTAVALPVEHDPITLAKSIATLDHLSGGRVSLGVGFGWNTDELADHKVPPGRRRTMLREYLEAMRALWTQEEASYDGEFVNFGPSWAWPKPVQAHIPVLVGAAGTEKNFKWIAKSADGWITTPRDFDIDEPVKLLQDTWAAAGRDGAPQIVALDFKPDAEKLAHWRDLGVTEVLFGLPDKPEAEVAAYVERLAGKLTQLV; encoded by the coding sequence ATGGACTACGGGCTCGTACTTTTCACCAGTGACCGCGGTATCGCTCCGGCGTCGGCGGCCAAGCTGGCCGACGACCACGGTTTCACCACCTTCTACGTGCCCGAGCACACCCACATCCCGATCAAGCGGGAGGCCGCGCACCCGACCACCGGGGACGAGTCGCTGCCCGACGACCGCTACATGCGCACCCTGGATCCGTGGGTCAGCCTGGGCACCGCCTGCGCGGTGACCTCGCGGGTGCGGTTGTCGACCGCCGTCGCCCTGCCCGTGGAGCACGACCCGATCACCCTGGCCAAGTCCATCGCCACCCTGGACCACCTGTCCGGCGGGCGGGTCAGCCTCGGTGTCGGATTCGGTTGGAACACCGACGAATTGGCCGACCACAAGGTGCCGCCGGGCCGCCGGCGCACCATGCTGCGCGAGTATCTGGAGGCCATGCGGGCCCTGTGGACGCAGGAGGAGGCGTCCTACGACGGCGAGTTCGTGAACTTCGGGCCATCCTGGGCCTGGCCCAAGCCGGTGCAGGCACACATCCCGGTGCTGGTCGGCGCGGCGGGCACCGAGAAGAACTTCAAGTGGATCGCGAAGTCCGCCGACGGCTGGATCACCACCCCACGGGACTTCGACATCGACGAGCCGGTGAAGCTGTTGCAGGACACCTGGGCCGCCGCCGGCCGCGACGGGGCTCCGCAGATCGTGGCACTGGATTTCAAGCCCGACGCCGAAAAGCTGGCCCACTGGCGGGATCTCGGCGTCACCGAGGTGTTGTTCGGGCTGCCGGACAAGCCCGAGGCCGAGGTCGCCGCCTACGTGGAGCGGCTGGCGGGCAAGCTGACCCAGCTGGTCTGA
- a CDS encoding acetyl-CoA acetyltransferase yields the protein MVDPRTPVIVGVGQFTERIDLPGYRGMSSVELATEAARAALADTGADVTAVAEAIEVFAALRQFEISTPFSAAPLGCSDNYPRSVAARIGADPARAVLEPLGGSGSQKVVTEFSAAIAAGDAEVVLVFGSENGSTLRHFAGRDDKPDHSEQIGGQLEDRGYGFEQYMDEYTATHGLTGAPVQYGLLDNARRAGLGATVADYRTAMAELFAPFSKVAAKNPFSSSPVERSVDELVTVTPENRMICDPYPRLMVARDQVNQGAAVLIMSVAAARRLAVPEQNWVYLHGHADLVEQPLLDREQLGTSVSAEYAVAEALRVAGIGLDDVSTFDLYSCFPFPVFTVCDTTGLATDDPRGLTLTGGLPFFGGPGNSYSLHGIAETVLSMRDNPGRFGLVGANGGVMSKYSVGVYSTQPVEWAADRSRELQAQINERPRIAVTRHPEGRGSIETYSVRYDWPEVTGVIIGRLDADGSRFMALTTDEDLLALMTDGDPLGAAIIVTPGEQKNHARPA from the coding sequence ATGGTGGATCCGCGCACGCCGGTCATCGTCGGCGTCGGACAGTTCACCGAGCGCATCGACCTACCGGGCTACCGCGGTATGTCCTCGGTGGAACTGGCCACCGAGGCCGCCCGGGCGGCGCTCGCCGACACCGGTGCCGATGTCACCGCGGTTGCCGAGGCGATCGAGGTGTTCGCCGCGCTGCGGCAGTTCGAGATCAGCACGCCGTTCTCCGCGGCGCCCCTGGGATGCTCGGACAACTACCCGCGTTCGGTCGCGGCCCGCATCGGGGCCGACCCGGCCCGCGCGGTGCTCGAACCGCTCGGCGGGAGCGGCTCGCAGAAGGTGGTGACCGAATTCTCCGCCGCGATCGCCGCCGGGGACGCCGAGGTGGTGTTGGTGTTCGGCTCCGAGAACGGCTCGACGCTGCGCCATTTCGCCGGTCGGGACGACAAACCCGACCACTCCGAGCAGATCGGCGGGCAGCTCGAGGACCGCGGCTACGGGTTCGAGCAGTACATGGACGAGTACACCGCCACGCACGGGCTGACCGGCGCGCCGGTGCAGTACGGGCTGCTGGACAACGCCCGGCGGGCCGGGTTGGGCGCCACCGTCGCCGACTACCGAACCGCCATGGCCGAGTTGTTCGCACCGTTCTCCAAAGTCGCTGCCAAGAACCCGTTCTCGTCATCGCCGGTGGAACGCTCGGTTGACGAGCTGGTCACCGTCACGCCAGAGAACCGGATGATCTGTGACCCCTATCCGCGGCTGATGGTGGCCCGTGACCAGGTGAACCAGGGTGCGGCGGTGCTGATCATGTCGGTGGCCGCGGCCCGCCGGCTGGCGGTGCCCGAGCAGAACTGGGTGTACCTGCACGGCCACGCCGACCTGGTCGAACAGCCGCTGCTCGACCGCGAGCAGCTGGGCACCAGCGTGTCCGCGGAATATGCTGTGGCAGAAGCACTTCGGGTGGCCGGTATCGGGCTGGACGACGTATCCACCTTCGACCTGTACAGCTGCTTCCCGTTCCCGGTGTTCACCGTCTGTGACACCACCGGGCTGGCCACCGACGATCCCCGCGGCCTCACGCTGACCGGCGGGCTGCCGTTCTTCGGTGGGCCCGGCAACAGCTACTCGCTGCACGGCATCGCCGAGACCGTGCTGAGCATGCGGGACAATCCGGGCCGGTTCGGTCTGGTCGGCGCCAATGGTGGTGTGATGAGCAAGTATTCGGTCGGGGTGTACTCCACGCAGCCCGTCGAGTGGGCCGCCGACCGAAGTCGCGAGTTGCAGGCCCAGATCAATGAGCGGCCGAGGATCGCGGTCACCCGCCACCCCGAGGGGCGGGGCAGCATCGAGACGTACTCGGTGCGCTACGACTGGCCCGAGGTCACCGGCGTCATCATCGGCCGCCTCGACGCCGACGGCAGTCGCTTCATGGCGTTGACCACCGACGAGGACCTGCTCGCGCTGATGACCGACGGTGACCCGCTCGGCGCGGCGATCATCGTGACACCGGGCGAGCAGAAGAACCACGCGCGGCCGGCCTAG
- a CDS encoding AAA family ATPase has product MSWPIRPMSLVVGGIVQPDDVVGRIRDAEAVIDSLPGSGAVLVGDRRHGKTSLSRVVQRDARRLGAVVIAASAERETYAEFVAALAAELANAEPAWAQELSRLRVTLTAGPVRVERDGRAAAALDQLLERAVDRAGHRQVVLFIDEVTVLARNLERQERGSGDSFLHTLRRFRQEHGAAVATVLSGSIGFHHVSPDAPSTVNDIRKITVGPIRADHAAYLAECLLFGGGLSAETAHHLAPAVAEAGENVPYYIQHLVAASLAMYRGGRRILSPAEVPDLVTAAIEDPTDPWDLRHYRDRLAHYYGDDAPVIAKLLDIYAHAPAPLDVDEVLAQVRSTGIPIGERDELVSFIERLELDHYLVRTGDRDRFASALVQRAWRAIRR; this is encoded by the coding sequence ATGAGCTGGCCGATACGCCCGATGTCCCTGGTCGTCGGCGGGATCGTGCAGCCCGATGACGTCGTCGGGCGGATCCGTGACGCTGAGGCGGTCATCGATTCACTACCCGGCAGTGGGGCCGTCCTGGTCGGCGACCGGCGACACGGCAAGACCTCGTTGTCACGGGTCGTGCAGCGCGACGCCCGCCGCCTCGGCGCCGTGGTGATCGCCGCCAGCGCCGAGCGCGAGACCTATGCGGAGTTCGTCGCCGCGCTCGCCGCCGAACTCGCCAATGCCGAACCCGCCTGGGCCCAGGAGCTGTCCAGACTGCGCGTCACCCTGACGGCGGGACCGGTCCGGGTGGAGCGCGACGGACGCGCGGCCGCCGCGCTCGATCAGCTCCTCGAACGCGCGGTCGACCGGGCCGGCCACAGACAGGTGGTGCTGTTCATCGACGAGGTGACCGTGCTCGCCCGCAATCTGGAGCGCCAGGAGCGCGGTTCCGGCGACAGCTTCCTGCACACACTGCGCCGGTTCCGCCAGGAGCACGGCGCCGCGGTGGCCACGGTGCTGTCCGGATCGATCGGTTTCCACCACGTGTCACCCGATGCACCGAGCACCGTCAACGACATCCGCAAGATCACCGTGGGCCCGATCCGCGCCGACCATGCGGCCTACCTTGCCGAGTGCCTGCTCTTCGGCGGCGGGCTGAGCGCCGAGACGGCGCACCACCTGGCACCCGCGGTGGCCGAGGCGGGCGAGAACGTCCCCTACTACATCCAGCATCTGGTGGCCGCCTCGCTGGCAATGTACCGCGGTGGTCGCCGAATCCTTTCTCCTGCAGAGGTTCCCGATCTGGTGACCGCCGCCATCGAAGACCCCACCGACCCCTGGGACCTTCGGCACTACCGGGACCGCCTGGCGCACTATTACGGCGATGACGCCCCCGTCATCGCCAAACTGCTCGACATCTACGCCCACGCCCCCGCCCCACTGGATGTCGATGAGGTTCTCGCGCAGGTGCGCAGCACCGGCATACCGATCGGCGAGCGGGACGAACTGGTGTCGTTCATCGAACGACTCGAACTCGACCACTATCTGGTCCGTACCGGTGACCGGGACCGCTTCGCCTCGGCACTCGTCCAGCGTGCGTGGCGCGCGATCCGGCGGTGA
- a CDS encoding MarR family transcriptional regulator, whose product MTHPVYSPATADPAELEAHTVGRADLLDTLTTRIAGAARDGARPHTMLIGPRGAGKTHTLRLVVHRSLADPQTAERTLPVLIPEDTLAIGGYLDLLVEIARAIGGDTADAARSMRHDRDAIGIEQAIMSAAAGRMLLLALENLDRVFHRLGRDGQGSLRAWVETSTAITIFATAPALFAGVTSRDFPWYGSFMVETLTDLTVPEVAELLAHRAPALAAFAETSEGAARIADIHTALGGSPRVWQMLADIADIPMLRAVTPAVEAVLDRLAPLHQARLWELPPSEQRLIVELARAGAPRTVSDLAAAVGVSNQAAAAVLGRLGESHWVTSHKDCADRRSSWYDLTDPLLRQVLRFRDR is encoded by the coding sequence ATGACCCACCCGGTGTACTCCCCCGCGACAGCCGATCCCGCCGAGCTCGAAGCGCACACCGTGGGGCGGGCGGATCTACTCGATACGCTGACCACCCGGATCGCCGGCGCCGCCCGCGACGGCGCACGCCCGCACACGATGCTGATCGGACCGCGGGGTGCGGGCAAGACGCACACGTTGCGGCTGGTCGTGCACCGTAGCCTCGCCGATCCCCAGACCGCGGAACGCACTCTGCCGGTACTGATCCCGGAAGACACCCTGGCCATCGGCGGCTATCTGGACCTGCTGGTGGAGATCGCCCGGGCGATCGGCGGTGACACGGCCGATGCGGCCCGGTCGATGCGCCATGACCGTGATGCGATCGGCATCGAGCAGGCGATCATGTCCGCCGCAGCCGGCCGCATGCTGCTGCTCGCGCTCGAGAACCTCGACCGCGTCTTCCACCGGTTGGGCCGCGACGGACAGGGCAGCCTGCGCGCGTGGGTCGAGACCTCGACCGCCATCACCATTTTCGCCACCGCGCCCGCGCTCTTCGCGGGAGTGACCTCGAGGGATTTCCCCTGGTACGGATCGTTCATGGTCGAGACACTGACCGACCTGACCGTGCCGGAGGTCGCAGAACTCCTCGCCCACCGCGCACCGGCGCTGGCGGCGTTCGCCGAAACGTCCGAGGGGGCAGCGCGAATCGCCGATATCCACACAGCCCTGGGTGGATCCCCGCGGGTCTGGCAGATGCTGGCCGACATCGCCGATATCCCGATGTTGCGGGCCGTCACGCCCGCGGTCGAGGCGGTCCTCGACCGGCTCGCCCCGTTGCATCAGGCGCGCCTGTGGGAGTTGCCGCCGAGCGAACAGCGCCTGATCGTCGAGTTGGCCCGCGCCGGCGCACCGCGGACCGTGTCCGATCTCGCTGCCGCGGTGGGAGTCTCCAACCAGGCCGCGGCTGCCGTGCTCGGCCGCCTCGGCGAGTCGCACTGGGTCACCTCCCACAAGGACTGCGCCGATCGGCGGTCATCCTGGTACGACCTGACCGATCCACTTCTACGGCAGGTGCTGCGCTTCCGCGACCGCTGA
- a CDS encoding S9 family peptidase, which produces MTVTSQRPPIIPVEDFFNPPERAGAQISPDGTRIAYLAPWRNRLNIWVQDLAGDAEPRCVTADETRSVHIFSWTHDSRWLLYMQDNGGDEHWHVYRVDPDDPDGSAVDLTPFPRARASFELLKTRPGKAVVQHNARNPELVDAFELDIATGELTLLAENPGTVIAWISGPSGDLFTNTLTADGDIEIAQWVSGTQSLRTIRVYPGRDYPLGIYPLAVSPDGTGIWLGSYQGSDRLRLARLDVGTGEETIVDSHPEYDLGAQIMLPSPFILSTQTGDLIGARYYGERQVIHALDEDFAEVLTALTGLSDGDLAGISCDDSGQRWVVSFSHDRDPHATYFYDRVTGESRLLFRPYPHLDPAALAPMTPVTVTSRDGLDLHGYLTLPVGVPPENLPMVLLVHGGPWARDIWTYQPEVQLLANRGYMVLQINFRGSTGYGTAFTQAAIGELAGKMHDDLIDSVDWAVKQGYADRDRVAIFGGSYGGYAALVGVTFTPDVFAAAIDYVGISSLPNFMRTLPDVGRRFLANNWHLYAGDPSDPEQEADLLARSPITRVDQIRAPLLVVQGANDSRVVQAESDNMVAALRARGVEVEYMVKEDEGHGFLNPDNSIDMYRAVERFLAAHL; this is translated from the coding sequence GTGACCGTCACCTCGCAACGCCCGCCGATCATCCCCGTCGAAGACTTCTTCAATCCACCGGAACGGGCCGGGGCCCAGATCTCCCCGGACGGCACCCGGATCGCCTATCTGGCGCCGTGGCGTAACCGCCTGAACATCTGGGTGCAGGACCTGGCCGGGGACGCCGAGCCCCGCTGCGTCACCGCCGACGAGACCCGCAGCGTCCACATCTTCAGCTGGACCCATGATTCGCGGTGGCTGCTCTACATGCAGGACAACGGCGGCGACGAGCACTGGCACGTCTACCGGGTGGATCCCGACGACCCGGACGGGTCCGCGGTGGACCTCACCCCGTTCCCCCGGGCCCGCGCCTCCTTCGAACTGCTGAAGACCCGGCCGGGCAAGGCCGTCGTGCAACACAATGCACGCAACCCGGAACTGGTCGACGCCTTCGAACTCGACATCGCCACCGGAGAACTGACCCTGCTCGCCGAGAACCCGGGCACCGTCATCGCCTGGATCAGCGGTCCGAGCGGGGACCTGTTCACCAACACTCTGACCGCCGACGGCGATATCGAGATAGCGCAATGGGTTTCGGGGACCCAGAGCCTGCGCACCATCCGGGTCTATCCGGGCCGGGACTACCCGCTGGGCATCTACCCGCTCGCGGTGTCCCCCGACGGCACCGGGATCTGGCTGGGCTCCTACCAGGGCAGCGACCGCCTGCGACTGGCCCGCCTCGACGTGGGCACCGGCGAGGAGACCATCGTCGACAGCCACCCGGAGTACGACCTCGGCGCGCAGATCATGCTGCCGTCACCGTTCATCCTCAGCACCCAGACCGGGGACCTGATCGGTGCCCGCTATTACGGTGAGCGCCAGGTGATCCACGCCCTCGACGAGGACTTCGCCGAGGTGCTGACGGCGCTCACCGGACTGTCCGACGGGGATCTCGCCGGTATCTCCTGCGATGACAGCGGACAGCGCTGGGTCGTCAGCTTCAGCCATGACCGCGATCCCCACGCCACCTACTTCTACGACCGGGTGACCGGAGAGAGCCGGCTGCTGTTCCGGCCCTACCCGCACCTGGATCCCGCCGCGCTGGCCCCGATGACACCGGTCACCGTCACCTCCCGCGACGGTCTGGACCTGCACGGGTACCTGACCCTGCCGGTCGGCGTCCCGCCGGAGAATCTGCCCATGGTGCTGCTGGTGCACGGCGGCCCGTGGGCCCGTGACATCTGGACCTACCAGCCCGAGGTACAGCTGCTGGCCAATCGCGGATACATGGTGCTGCAGATCAACTTTCGGGGTTCCACCGGCTACGGCACGGCGTTCACCCAGGCCGCCATCGGTGAGCTCGCCGGCAAGATGCACGACGATCTGATCGACTCGGTGGACTGGGCGGTCAAGCAGGGCTACGCCGACCGGGACCGGGTGGCGATCTTCGGTGGCTCCTACGGCGGGTATGCCGCACTGGTCGGCGTGACGTTCACTCCGGACGTGTTCGCCGCGGCCATCGACTACGTCGGGATCTCCAGCCTGCCCAACTTCATGCGCACACTGCCCGATGTCGGCCGCCGGTTCCTGGCCAACAACTGGCACCTCTACGCCGGAGACCCGTCGGATCCGGAGCAGGAGGCCGACCTGCTGGCCCGCTCCCCGATCACCCGCGTCGACCAGATCCGCGCCCCGCTGCTGGTGGTGCAGGGCGCCAACGACTCCCGGGTGGTGCAGGCCGAATCCGACAACATGGTCGCCGCGCTGCGCGCCCGCGGTGTCGAGGTGGAGTACATGGTCAAGGAGGACGAGGGGCACGGCTTCCTGAACCCGGACAACAGCATCGACATGTACCGGGCCGTGGAGCGCTTCCTGGCCGCCCACCTCTGA